The following proteins come from a genomic window of Nitrospira sp.:
- a CDS encoding DMT family protein produces MQTVALLTISNVFMTLAWYGHLKFKEYPLFTVILASWGIAFIEYCFQVPANRIGHAQFSAAQLKTIQEVITLVVFSIFSVVYLKEAMKWNYVVGFALIVIAVFVIFKEW; encoded by the coding sequence ATGCAGACTGTCGCATTGTTGACGATTTCGAACGTGTTCATGACGCTTGCGTGGTACGGTCATCTGAAGTTTAAAGAATATCCCTTGTTCACGGTGATTCTGGCAAGTTGGGGAATTGCGTTTATCGAATATTGTTTCCAAGTGCCGGCCAACCGGATCGGCCATGCGCAGTTCAGCGCGGCGCAGCTCAAGACGATCCAGGAAGTCATCACGCTGGTCGTGTTCTCGATTTTCTCCGTCGTGTACTTGAAAGAAGCGATGAAGTGGAACTATGTGGTCGGGTTCGCGCTGATTGTGATAGCGGTGTTCGTCATCTTCAAAGAATGGTAA
- a CDS encoding Methyltransferase type 11 codes for MVKTDHPPLTQDSHAPAKVVSTWSGQAREDAVQRMFTAIAGVYDLNNTLLSFGLHYHWKKITASFITPVGRGTALDVGSGTADLALLVESRMGPKGRVIASDLNHAMLAEGLKKIGGKGLTDKITCLQASAEHLGFGDNTFDAVTTGFCMRNVGDLPQAVREIRRVMKPGGRFVCLEFSRPVFGWLRKSYDWYSFKLLPWIGTMVARDHTGVYEYLPASIRTFPDQERLCQILREAGFRQVSYKNLSGGIVAVHVATK; via the coding sequence ATGGTGAAAACCGACCATCCTCCATTGACCCAAGACTCTCACGCTCCGGCCAAGGTCGTCTCGACCTGGTCCGGCCAGGCTCGCGAAGATGCCGTACAACGGATGTTTACCGCCATTGCGGGCGTCTACGATCTGAACAATACGCTGTTGAGCTTCGGTCTGCATTACCATTGGAAGAAGATTACCGCTTCCTTCATTACTCCCGTCGGCCGGGGGACGGCGCTCGATGTCGGATCCGGCACAGCCGACCTGGCCCTCCTTGTCGAGTCCCGAATGGGACCCAAGGGGCGCGTGATCGCATCAGACCTGAACCATGCGATGCTGGCCGAGGGCCTCAAGAAGATCGGAGGTAAAGGGCTCACCGACAAGATCACCTGCCTCCAGGCAAGCGCGGAACATCTGGGTTTTGGGGATAACACCTTCGATGCAGTCACCACCGGTTTCTGCATGCGGAATGTGGGTGATTTACCACAAGCAGTGCGGGAGATCCGCCGCGTGATGAAGCCCGGCGGTCGCTTCGTGTGCCTGGAGTTTTCACGGCCGGTATTCGGTTGGCTACGGAAGAGCTACGATTGGTATTCGTTCAAACTGCTCCCCTGGATCGGCACCATGGTGGCCCGCGACCACACCGGCGTGTACGAGTATCTTCCAGCGTCGATACGGACATTCCCCGATCAAGAACGGTTGTGTCAGATCCTCCGAGAAGCCGGGTTCCGTCAAGTGTCGTACAAGAACCTCAGCGGCGGCATTGTCGCCGTTCACGTCGCGACTAAATAA
- a CDS encoding UPF0337 protein YjbJ encodes MKTIWSISIFIAVLIVTVLSTSSAVSAMDTGSVNMHSESYPGILIVNKDQFEGNWKQFKGDLKKQWGKLTDDDLLIIEGNYDKFEGRVQERYGDKREEVKRWTDEWFKKHHPVQSEKDR; translated from the coding sequence ATGAAGACGATCTGGTCAATTTCAATTTTCATAGCTGTCCTTATCGTCACAGTTCTTTCAACCAGTTCGGCTGTCTCTGCCATGGATACCGGAAGCGTGAACATGCATTCAGAGAGTTATCCCGGCATTCTGATCGTGAATAAGGATCAATTCGAGGGAAATTGGAAACAATTCAAAGGTGACCTCAAGAAGCAATGGGGGAAATTAACGGACGATGACTTGCTCATTATTGAAGGCAATTACGACAAGTTCGAAGGCAGAGTACAGGAACGTTACGGCGATAAGAGAGAGGAAGTGAAACGATGGACCGATGAATGGTTCAAGAAACATCACCCTGTTCAGTCAGAAAAAGACCGATAA
- a CDS encoding Excinuclease ABC subunit A, with protein sequence MAQWYNPALMGNSIIIKGAREHNLKNIDVEIPRDKLVVITGLSGSGKSSLAFDTIYAEGQRRYVESLSAYARQFLEQMGKPDVDSIEGLSPAISIEQKSTSHNPRSTVGTVTEIYDYLRLLFARVGRPYCFQCGEEITAQTVQQMVDAIASLPEGEKFQILAPIVRGRKGEYRKELLEMRKAGYVRARVDGKIVDLGEDIALDKQKKHTIEIIVDRLVMKPGDALMRRLADSVETSVKLTGGLVGVLTEDARTRLYSDKLACINCGVSYPEVTPRIFSFNSPHGACPACDGIGYAVTPGGQEEEDFTLLEPCEICRGARLRPESLSIKLAKQSIAEVTGLSVRAAADFFLSLKFTDRELVIAHRILKEIRERLGFLVNVGLDYLTLDRAAATLSGGEGQRIRLATQIGSGLVGVLYILDEPSIGLHQRDNRRLLQTLLRLRDLGNTVVVVEHDAETMQAADHLLDMGPGAGSHGGHIIAQGTPQQIMGDPNSLTGQYLRGAQTVSVPQRQRKPRGMLFIVGAQKHNLKNLTARIPLGLMTCVTGVSGSGKSTLVLEVLFHSLSQLLYHKKPKIDGCKELRGVDALDKVIDIDQSPIGRTPRSNPATYTGLFGYIRDLYSNLPESRVRGYKPGRYSFNVKGGRCEACQGDGLIKIEMHFLPDVYVTCEVCKGQRYNRETLEILHKGKSIADVLNMTVDDALEFFEHIPLIKAKLQTLHDVGLHYVKLGQSATTLSGGEAQRVKLSRELSKRATGRTMYILDEPTTGLHFADVQRLLDVLDRLVEAGNTVLVIEHNLDVIKNADWIIDLGPEGGDRGGEIVAEGPPSEIAKAKRSYTGQVLKEAGV encoded by the coding sequence TTGGCTCAATGGTATAATCCCGCCCTTATGGGCAACTCCATCATCATCAAGGGCGCGAGAGAGCACAATCTCAAGAACATCGACGTGGAGATTCCGCGCGACAAGCTGGTGGTAATCACCGGTTTGAGCGGCTCGGGTAAGTCTTCGCTTGCCTTTGATACCATCTATGCGGAGGGACAGCGGCGCTATGTCGAGTCGCTGTCTGCCTATGCCCGGCAGTTCCTTGAACAGATGGGCAAGCCCGATGTCGATTCGATTGAGGGCCTGTCTCCCGCGATCTCAATTGAACAGAAAAGTACCAGCCACAATCCCCGTTCCACCGTCGGCACGGTCACGGAAATCTACGATTATCTTCGGCTGCTTTTTGCCCGCGTCGGGCGTCCCTATTGTTTCCAATGTGGAGAAGAGATTACTGCACAGACCGTCCAACAAATGGTCGATGCCATCGCTTCCTTACCGGAAGGGGAAAAGTTTCAGATTCTGGCCCCAATCGTGCGTGGGCGAAAGGGTGAATATCGGAAGGAACTGCTGGAGATGCGAAAGGCGGGTTATGTCCGCGCTCGGGTCGATGGCAAAATTGTCGATCTGGGTGAAGACATTGCCCTCGATAAACAGAAGAAACACACGATTGAAATTATCGTCGATCGGCTGGTGATGAAGCCTGGCGATGCGCTCATGCGCCGGCTGGCCGATTCCGTTGAAACGTCGGTCAAGTTGACTGGAGGATTGGTCGGAGTCTTAACGGAAGACGCTCGAACGAGGCTCTATAGCGATAAACTGGCCTGCATCAATTGCGGTGTGAGTTACCCGGAAGTCACTCCCCGGATCTTTTCCTTCAATAGCCCTCACGGCGCTTGTCCGGCCTGCGACGGTATCGGCTATGCCGTGACGCCGGGTGGTCAGGAGGAAGAGGACTTCACACTGTTGGAACCCTGCGAAATCTGCCGCGGTGCGCGACTCCGGCCGGAGAGTTTGTCTATAAAACTCGCCAAGCAGTCGATCGCTGAAGTGACCGGCCTTTCGGTTCGCGCGGCGGCGGATTTTTTTCTGTCGCTGAAATTTACCGATCGAGAACTGGTGATTGCGCATCGGATTCTCAAAGAAATTCGCGAGCGATTAGGGTTTCTCGTCAATGTGGGTTTGGATTATCTGACGCTCGATCGGGCAGCGGCGACCTTGTCCGGCGGCGAGGGGCAACGCATCAGATTAGCCACGCAGATCGGATCCGGCCTGGTCGGCGTGCTGTACATCTTGGATGAACCGTCCATTGGGCTGCACCAACGCGACAATCGCCGGTTGTTACAGACATTGCTGAGGTTACGGGATCTCGGCAATACGGTGGTGGTCGTAGAACATGATGCCGAGACGATGCAGGCCGCTGATCATCTTCTCGACATGGGGCCCGGCGCCGGCTCGCATGGTGGGCATATCATCGCGCAAGGGACGCCTCAACAGATCATGGGTGATCCCAACTCGCTGACGGGCCAATATCTGCGCGGCGCGCAGACTGTGTCCGTGCCGCAACGACAGCGGAAGCCCAGAGGGATGCTTTTTATAGTCGGGGCGCAGAAACATAACTTGAAAAACCTGACGGCGCGAATCCCGCTAGGCCTGATGACATGCGTGACCGGCGTATCGGGGTCGGGCAAGAGCACCTTGGTGCTGGAAGTGCTCTTTCACTCGCTCTCCCAGTTGCTCTATCACAAGAAACCGAAAATCGATGGGTGCAAAGAATTGAGAGGAGTCGATGCGCTCGACAAAGTGATCGATATCGATCAATCGCCGATAGGCCGAACCCCTCGGTCCAATCCGGCCACCTATACGGGCTTGTTTGGGTATATTCGCGATCTCTATTCAAATCTGCCGGAGTCGAGAGTCCGTGGATACAAGCCTGGAAGGTATAGCTTCAACGTGAAAGGGGGGCGATGCGAGGCTTGCCAAGGCGATGGCCTGATCAAGATCGAGATGCATTTCTTGCCGGATGTCTATGTGACTTGCGAGGTGTGCAAGGGACAACGATATAACCGAGAAACGCTGGAGATTCTCCACAAGGGCAAAAGCATCGCCGATGTCCTCAACATGACGGTGGACGATGCGTTGGAATTCTTCGAGCACATTCCATTGATCAAGGCGAAGCTTCAAACACTTCACGATGTCGGCCTGCATTATGTGAAGCTGGGACAATCTGCGACGACACTCTCCGGCGGCGAAGCGCAGCGGGTGAAGCTGTCACGTGAGCTTTCCAAACGGGCAACAGGCCGCACGATGTACATCCTCGATGAGCCGACGACAGGGCTACATTTCGCCGATGTGCAGCGCTTGCTCGATGTGCTGGATCGGCTTGTCGAAGCGGGAAATACCGTGCTTGTGATCGAACACAATCTCGACGTCATCAAGAATGCCGATTGGATCATCGACCTGGGGCCGGAGGGGGGAGATCGAGGCGGCGAGATTGTGGCCGAAGGGCCACCGAGTGAGATTGCCAAGGCGAAGCGGTCGTATACGGGGCAGGTGTTAAAAGAAGCGGGGGTGTAG
- a CDS encoding Elongator protein 3/MiaB/NifB, with translation MNSILYIFLPCKKVYPIGITYLADFIHRRKPEVRQRILDLSLFPVAQRSHAIRDAATEFKPELVCFSWRDIQIFSPHEGDTSLEHAFNFYFASNPLKRIAASVEGVKQLYRYYNHIYTILSYPALIRKEFPKAQIMIGGGAFTAFADQLIEKLPEGTIGILGEGEDAILKVIEGRSIEDERYIVKEGNRVRKGRQGSPALLDALTVDLPYLTSIFPQYGEYVGESIGVQSKRGCPYDCAFCLYPYIEGKRVRYRPPDMVVKDIAQHYHQWGARRFWFTDAQFITGKEAYPQCTEILERIVAEKLDIEWSGYIRTSLITPELAKLMVRSGVGDLEVAITSGSQEVLNNLHMGFKLERLYDGCRYLAEAGFKGKVILNYSLNSPKETEESLLQSVESYKTVASIIGAERVFPLMFFLGIQPNTDLEQRLLEEGYLSAGYNPLMLTPTSIKKLLYNPAPLNKIIAKACLRAWERKQGSRDPRRWTGSLSQTSESSTYADQNLSRGIEGNSGRDALLSLEEILRSRRPVPSSSQTPEPRTSAG, from the coding sequence ATGAATTCCATCCTCTACATCTTCCTCCCCTGCAAAAAGGTCTATCCCATCGGGATCACCTACTTGGCAGACTTTATCCATCGGCGAAAGCCGGAGGTTCGTCAGCGCATTCTTGATCTGTCTCTGTTTCCTGTCGCACAGCGAAGCCATGCCATCCGCGATGCAGCCACGGAGTTTAAGCCGGAGCTGGTCTGCTTTTCTTGGCGCGATATTCAGATCTTTTCGCCCCATGAAGGCGACACCTCGTTGGAGCACGCATTTAATTTTTACTTCGCCAGTAACCCGCTCAAGCGCATCGCCGCGTCGGTCGAGGGCGTCAAGCAGCTCTACCGCTACTACAACCACATCTATACGATCCTGTCGTACCCTGCGCTGATCCGCAAAGAGTTTCCCAAAGCCCAGATCATGATCGGAGGCGGGGCGTTTACGGCCTTCGCCGATCAATTGATCGAAAAGCTTCCGGAAGGAACCATCGGCATTCTCGGTGAAGGGGAAGACGCCATACTGAAAGTCATTGAAGGTCGATCCATCGAGGATGAACGGTACATTGTCAAAGAAGGGAACCGGGTTCGGAAAGGCCGACAGGGTTCGCCGGCGCTGCTCGACGCGCTGACCGTCGATTTGCCCTACCTCACATCGATCTTTCCTCAGTACGGTGAATACGTCGGTGAATCGATCGGCGTGCAGTCGAAACGAGGCTGCCCCTACGACTGCGCCTTTTGCCTCTATCCGTATATTGAGGGCAAACGAGTCCGCTATCGGCCGCCCGACATGGTCGTCAAGGATATCGCTCAGCACTACCATCAGTGGGGCGCCCGTCGATTCTGGTTTACCGACGCTCAATTCATCACCGGGAAAGAAGCCTATCCTCAGTGCACGGAGATCCTCGAGCGGATCGTTGCCGAGAAACTCGATATCGAGTGGTCCGGCTACATTAGAACCTCGTTGATTACCCCGGAACTCGCGAAACTGATGGTCCGATCAGGCGTGGGCGATCTGGAGGTGGCCATTACGTCCGGCTCGCAAGAAGTTCTGAATAATCTCCATATGGGATTCAAGCTGGAACGGTTGTATGACGGTTGTCGTTATCTGGCGGAAGCCGGTTTCAAGGGCAAGGTGATCCTGAACTACTCGCTGAACAGTCCCAAAGAAACGGAAGAGAGCCTCCTGCAGAGCGTCGAGTCTTACAAAACGGTGGCCTCAATAATCGGAGCAGAGCGTGTCTTCCCCTTGATGTTCTTCCTCGGCATCCAGCCAAACACCGATTTGGAACAGCGCCTGTTGGAGGAGGGATATCTGTCGGCCGGCTACAATCCCTTGATGTTGACCCCGACCAGTATCAAAAAGTTGCTCTATAATCCTGCCCCACTCAACAAGATCATCGCCAAGGCTTGTCTCCGCGCGTGGGAACGAAAGCAAGGGAGCCGTGATCCTCGTCGATGGACCGGATCTCTGTCCCAAACTTCGGAATCATCTACCTATGCGGACCAAAATCTCAGCCGGGGCATCGAAGGCAATTCGGGGCGGGACGCGCTCCTTTCACTCGAAGAAATCCTTCGTTCGCGCCGGCCGGTTCCATCCTCATCACAAACCCCTGAACCAAGAACTTCAGCCGGATAA
- a CDS encoding S23 ribosomal protein encodes MKVERFEDLVAWQKARALTQAVYEVTRVQAFRRDIGLSSQMRRAAISIMANIAEGFERNRATEFHQFLSVAKGSCAEVRSHLYAAYDAGYLGKSRFSEVLTQAEEVGRIIGGLRGSVAVQRKPSLSATVSLTQHSAPSTQH; translated from the coding sequence ATGAAAGTTGAACGCTTTGAAGATCTTGTCGCCTGGCAGAAAGCGCGAGCGCTTACTCAAGCAGTTTATGAGGTGACTCGAGTGCAGGCCTTTAGAAGGGATATCGGCTTATCCAGTCAGATGCGACGTGCGGCCATATCGATCATGGCGAACATTGCAGAGGGTTTCGAACGTAATCGCGCGACAGAGTTTCATCAGTTCTTGTCGGTCGCGAAGGGCTCCTGCGCAGAGGTGCGCTCTCACCTGTATGCTGCTTATGACGCCGGTTATCTCGGCAAAAGTCGTTTCTCCGAAGTGTTAACACAGGCTGAAGAAGTGGGCCGAATAATCGGTGGGCTGAGGGGTTCAGTCGCTGTCCAGAGAAAGCCCTCTCTATCAGCCACCGTATCATTAACTCAGCATTCAGCACCCAGCACTCAGCACTGA